One genomic region from Candidatus Scalindua japonica encodes:
- a CDS encoding PEP-CTERM sorting domain-containing protein — protein MKTISRLEKFALIAVIMAVVCVCVPAQNASAATTADVMSVVDESGSMSGEHAWLGTMMTTLDTALIAAGVTGNQYGLTGFGGHVASDVPHKHVVGAGDWGTAAQYSTATGGLATSGGFEDGWNGIDYAQNNYSYRGSAARNMILVTDEDRDTQNGALSYAGVLSSLTSTNTLLNAVVNSTFTFDGDALIGITSTHGYKADGSGGYTSHLLSSGTLTIGGFGTTEADYVDLAIASGGAAWDLNILRSGGNSATSFTTAFIDIKVEEIVVQPPSVVPEPTTVALLGIGLVGLAGAEVRRRRKKKIVG, from the coding sequence ATGAAGACAATTAGTAGGTTGGAAAAGTTTGCCCTTATTGCTGTGATAATGGCTGTGGTTTGTGTTTGTGTTCCTGCACAAAACGCATCAGCTGCAACAACAGCAGATGTTATGAGTGTTGTGGATGAATCAGGCTCAATGTCAGGAGAACATGCCTGGCTTGGTACTATGATGACAACACTCGATACTGCCCTTATAGCTGCTGGAGTGACGGGTAATCAATATGGTCTGACCGGTTTTGGCGGTCATGTTGCTAGCGATGTTCCACATAAGCACGTAGTTGGAGCTGGTGATTGGGGAACAGCAGCACAGTATTCCACTGCAACAGGTGGACTTGCTACAAGTGGTGGCTTTGAAGATGGGTGGAACGGCATAGACTACGCACAAAACAACTACTCATATAGAGGTAGTGCGGCAAGAAATATGATTTTGGTGACAGATGAAGATCGAGATACTCAGAATGGTGCATTGTCATATGCTGGTGTCTTATCATCACTTACAAGTACCAATACATTGTTAAATGCTGTTGTAAACTCAACATTCACTTTTGATGGTGATGCTCTAATCGGAATAACCTCAACGCATGGCTATAAAGCAGATGGTTCCGGTGGTTATACTTCCCATTTGTTATCGTCAGGGACATTAACAATAGGCGGTTTTGGAACCACAGAGGCTGACTATGTTGATCTTGCAATTGCGTCAGGTGGTGCAGCTTGGGATCTAAATATACTTCGTTCCGGCGGAAATAGCGCAACTTCCTTTACTACTGCATTTATTGACATAAAAGTAGAGGAAATTGTAGTGCAACCACCATCGGTTGTACCAGAACCAACAACCGTGGCCCTACTGGGTATTGGCTTAGTTGGACTGGCAGGTGCAGAAGTAAGACGTAGGCGTAAGAAGAAAATAGTAGGATAA
- a CDS encoding dihydroorotate dehydrogenase codes for MTTPNLTTDLCGIKMSNPTILPSGFLGTSKSLLNRVAENGVGAATIKSVSFEAREGHKNPTVIPFEAGMLNAVGYSNPGAEETAREFSNLQEVSIPVVASIIGTEPDDFVRVVDTLSETRFSAIELPLSCPHTPGFGLLAGQGTPESTGKIVSAVRKVSRLPIFVKLSPNIPEIGSLAKAAENAGADAITAVNTLGPGMIINIEARKPILSFKVGGVSGPALRPVAMRCVYDIYESVKIPIIGTGGVSTGRHAIEMIMAGATAVGVGTGIYERGIDIFKKICREMEMWMSENNYNTIHEMIGIAHE; via the coding sequence ATGACTACGCCGAATCTAACTACTGACTTGTGCGGGATAAAAATGTCAAACCCGACTATACTTCCATCAGGGTTTCTCGGTACCTCCAAGTCTCTGTTAAACCGGGTTGCGGAGAATGGAGTTGGCGCCGCTACCATTAAATCGGTCAGTTTTGAAGCCAGGGAGGGTCATAAAAATCCGACTGTAATCCCATTTGAAGCAGGTATGTTAAATGCTGTTGGATACTCTAACCCCGGTGCGGAAGAGACAGCCAGGGAATTTTCAAACTTGCAAGAAGTGTCAATACCTGTAGTTGCCAGTATTATCGGCACTGAACCGGACGATTTTGTACGCGTTGTGGACACACTGTCGGAAACCCGATTCTCTGCCATAGAACTCCCGCTTTCATGCCCTCATACACCGGGATTTGGATTACTGGCCGGACAGGGAACACCCGAAAGTACAGGAAAGATTGTTTCTGCTGTCAGGAAAGTCAGCAGGCTGCCTATATTTGTTAAGTTATCTCCTAACATACCTGAAATAGGAAGCTTAGCTAAGGCGGCTGAAAATGCCGGAGCCGATGCCATAACAGCCGTTAATACACTTGGGCCGGGCATGATAATAAACATAGAGGCACGAAAACCGATACTCTCATTTAAAGTAGGAGGCGTCTCAGGGCCAGCCCTGAGACCTGTTGCAATGCGATGCGTATATGACATATATGAATCAGTTAAAATCCCTATAATCGGCACTGGAGGGGTTTCTACAGGCCGCCATGCCATAGAGATGATCATGGCCGGTGCTACAGCAGTTGGCGTTGGTACCGGGATTTACGAAAGAGGCATAGATATTTTTAAGAAAATATGCCGGGAGATGGAAATGTGGATGTCTGAAAACAACTATAATACAATACACGAAATGATTGGAATAGCCCATGAGTGA
- a CDS encoding GspMb/PilO family protein produces MRTSLNKLSKRTVVFLSITVVLIIIIICDQLSFNPFQSKPGSLNDKIALKKELFIKYNAVISDKDLYEKQLMKLKNTYSSFETKFIRSTTEDLAQAKLQDYIKSVARKSGLMISRSSAQKVEIINEKPHLMLVYARVQINEIDKIKRLQKFLHNIEYNNEKLVFVDDLKIKSTGFTTTKGVSATIKLFAIAMLETKVLKNTAGLPPAIGITGG; encoded by the coding sequence ATGAGAACATCTCTGAATAAGCTCAGTAAGCGGACTGTGGTCTTCTTGTCAATTACTGTCGTTTTGATCATCATAATAATATGCGATCAGCTCTCATTCAACCCGTTTCAAAGTAAGCCAGGAAGCCTGAATGATAAAATTGCTTTAAAAAAGGAGTTGTTTATTAAATATAATGCCGTAATTAGCGACAAAGATTTATATGAGAAACAGTTAATGAAATTAAAAAACACCTACAGCTCCTTTGAGACGAAATTTATTCGATCAACAACAGAGGATCTGGCCCAGGCAAAACTACAAGATTATATTAAAAGTGTCGCGAGGAAGAGTGGGCTTATGATTTCAAGAAGCTCTGCGCAAAAAGTTGAAATAATAAATGAAAAGCCTCATTTAATGCTTGTATACGCGAGAGTTCAGATAAACGAAATAGATAAAATAAAGAGACTTCAGAAATTTCTTCATAATATTGAATACAATAATGAAAAACTGGTTTTTGTAGATGATCTCAAAATAAAAAGCACTGGCTTTACTACTACGAAAGGAGTGTCAGCTACCATTAAGCTGTTTGCAATAGCGATGCTTGAGACAAAAGTATTAAAAAATACGGCAGGTCTCCCCCCGGCAATTGGTATTACAGGGGGTTGA
- a CDS encoding type II secretion system F family protein, with amino-acid sequence MSTFKYRVMTRGSGVLEGKRASVSKTELLDYLKKSGHIVLKVEEVGGGKTGKLLSNRSVKKATVFFTQELGILLDSGVSLDKSLRILSDAQDNKRFKGVILDILEEVKGGKSLGDALSMFPDIFPGVYVNMVRAGEESGVLPSVLERLGSFMERVQRIKSEITSSLIYPMFLVMSGLLSVGALVLIVIPRFTKVFDEVGISLPMSTQILIKLCDVLTNYGWVLFFVLTGIYFLLKSLKNKTGIQASIDRKKLGIPVLGDIFWRIEISRFARTLGTLLENGVSLLTSIDISKGVLSNAFLSDKIESVKPDIKAGKGFTVPLNEKAFFPGIAQHLLKVGEETGKLDEMLVKVSDNMDTDIEQRIKRLISLVEPALILVMGCAIGVVVISMLSAIFSINEVSF; translated from the coding sequence ATGAGTACATTTAAATATCGTGTTATGACCAGAGGAAGCGGAGTTCTGGAGGGTAAGAGGGCTTCGGTTAGCAAGACGGAGTTATTGGATTATCTGAAAAAATCGGGTCATATTGTCCTGAAAGTTGAAGAAGTCGGAGGAGGAAAGACCGGCAAGTTGTTGTCTAACCGTTCAGTAAAGAAGGCTACAGTCTTTTTTACCCAGGAACTTGGCATTCTGCTCGACAGTGGTGTTTCACTTGATAAAAGCCTCAGGATCCTTTCAGATGCACAGGACAATAAAAGGTTTAAAGGGGTGATACTGGATATTCTGGAGGAGGTTAAGGGCGGCAAATCACTTGGTGACGCGTTATCGATGTTTCCTGATATCTTTCCCGGCGTTTATGTAAATATGGTCCGTGCCGGTGAGGAGAGTGGTGTTCTTCCCAGTGTACTCGAACGTCTGGGCTCTTTTATGGAGAGAGTGCAGAGGATTAAGTCTGAGATAACATCATCACTTATCTATCCAATGTTTCTGGTTATGTCAGGCCTTCTGTCAGTAGGTGCATTGGTCCTGATAGTAATACCAAGATTTACAAAAGTTTTTGATGAAGTTGGCATTTCCCTGCCGATGTCTACCCAGATATTGATAAAACTCTGTGACGTTTTGACAAACTACGGATGGGTTTTGTTTTTCGTCTTAACAGGCATCTACTTCCTGTTGAAATCACTAAAGAATAAAACCGGTATACAGGCGAGTATAGACAGGAAAAAACTTGGTATACCTGTCCTTGGAGATATATTCTGGAGAATTGAAATATCCCGTTTTGCAAGAACGTTAGGCACATTACTTGAAAATGGAGTCTCTCTGTTGACTTCTATTGATATTTCAAAGGGCGTTCTGTCAAACGCTTTTTTATCAGACAAAATAGAGTCTGTAAAACCAGATATAAAGGCCGGTAAAGGTTTTACGGTTCCATTAAATGAGAAAGCGTTCTTTCCAGGAATAGCTCAACATCTGCTTAAGGTTGGTGAAGAGACCGGTAAATTGGATGAAATGCTTGTAAAGGTATCTGATAACATGGATACGGACATAGAACAGAGAATCAAGAGGCTCATATCTCTGGTTGAGCCCGCTTTAATCCTGGTAATGGGATGTGCAATTGGTGTAGTTGTCATTTCCATGTTAAGCGCCATATTCAGTATCAATGAAGTATCATTTTAG
- a CDS encoding dihydroorotate dehydrogenase electron transfer subunit codes for MSEIASFDQPVMMKIDKIIDESDGTKSFMFKHKIDYTPGQFIMVWLPGIDEKPFAVSYLGDDFFGITVLERGKYTKLLHKMGAGEQLGIRGPFGHGYSFPDVIADGKGSACVIGGGCGMASVTILIEKLQANNPTILMGAATSTSLFFKNRYKDIILFTDDGSEGIKGYPTDILEELHNKHKYDIVYTCGPEIMMFKVYEFCKKRDIQCEASLERYMKCGIGICGQCVCSRQMVCKDGPVFNLQTLSNMHDFGKFSLLKSGRKVQLQEYAEWRSC; via the coding sequence ATGAGTGAAATTGCTTCTTTTGATCAGCCGGTAATGATGAAGATCGATAAGATCATCGATGAGTCTGACGGAACAAAATCATTTATGTTCAAGCACAAGATTGATTATACCCCGGGACAGTTTATTATGGTCTGGTTGCCGGGCATTGACGAGAAACCATTTGCAGTATCATATCTGGGAGATGACTTCTTCGGAATTACCGTGCTTGAAAGAGGCAAATATACAAAACTACTTCACAAAATGGGAGCAGGGGAACAACTTGGTATAAGAGGGCCATTTGGTCATGGATACAGTTTTCCGGATGTAATTGCGGACGGAAAGGGAAGTGCCTGCGTAATAGGCGGTGGCTGTGGAATGGCGTCTGTAACGATATTAATTGAAAAGCTCCAGGCTAATAATCCCACAATTCTCATGGGGGCAGCGACCAGTACCTCATTGTTTTTCAAAAACCGCTATAAGGACATAATACTTTTTACAGACGATGGAAGTGAAGGTATTAAAGGATACCCGACAGACATCCTGGAGGAGCTTCACAACAAACACAAATACGATATTGTCTATACATGCGGCCCTGAAATTATGATGTTCAAGGTGTACGAATTCTGCAAAAAACGTGATATACAATGCGAAGCATCGTTGGAACGATATATGAAGTGCGGTATAGGAATCTGCGGACAATGTGTTTGTAGTAGACAAATGGTGTGTAAGGATGGACCTGTATTTAATCTACAGACTCTCAGCAATATGCATGATTTTGGAAAGTTCTCACTTCTTAAAAGCGGCAGGAAAGTCCAGCTACAAGAATATGCGGAGTGGAGAAGCTGCTAA
- a CDS encoding ZIP family metal transporter: MITFSGYLLLIFVISAIGGMFPLIRGWSKNNIRLIVSFGVGVLFGSCFFYMLPEITEPLGSSVGIPILIGFFVIYILEKFVMVHSCEEDVCDVHTIGLSAFLGISFHSLIEGMSMGAGFLVKDIGIIIFLAIVVHKFPSALSLTGILMHSGYKKAKIIKLVLIFSLTTPIGAFISFFIFKSLHESVLAWAIGISSGTFLYIASSDLLPFVHQHHPRKFYNLYSLALGVSLMWIGKYFL; encoded by the coding sequence ATGATTACATTTTCAGGCTATCTTCTGCTTATATTCGTTATATCTGCTATTGGAGGCATGTTTCCTTTAATAAGGGGATGGTCCAAAAACAATATCAGGCTGATAGTAAGTTTTGGTGTGGGTGTTTTGTTTGGAAGTTGTTTTTTTTATATGCTGCCGGAAATAACAGAACCTCTCGGCAGTAGTGTCGGAATACCTATTTTGATCGGTTTTTTTGTTATTTATATTCTTGAAAAATTTGTAATGGTGCATTCCTGTGAAGAGGATGTATGTGATGTTCATACAATAGGGCTCTCAGCATTTTTAGGTATATCATTTCATAGTTTAATAGAGGGTATGTCAATGGGAGCCGGATTTCTGGTGAAAGATATTGGCATAATAATATTTCTGGCAATTGTCGTTCACAAATTTCCTTCTGCCCTGTCTCTTACCGGTATTCTTATGCATAGTGGGTACAAAAAAGCAAAGATTATCAAACTGGTGTTAATTTTTTCATTGACTACGCCCATAGGCGCTTTCATATCTTTCTTTATTTTCAAAAGCCTGCATGAGAGTGTTCTTGCCTGGGCGATTGGGATATCTTCAGGGACTTTTTTATATATTGCCAGCAGCGATCTTCTGCCATTCGTCCACCAGCATCATCCCAGAAAATTTTATAATTTGTATAGCCTGGCATTAGGTGTGTCACTGATGTGGATAGGGAAATATTTCCTTTAG